A stretch of Plasmodium chabaudi chabaudi strain AS genome assembly, chromosome: 14 DNA encodes these proteins:
- a CDS encoding haloacid dehalogenase-like hydrolase, putative translates to MNLKLIQISLSLLLICLCEAHSNEKNDNNGTKIIKSNQLLYAPEINEIGDELYEDHRVYKDQPIYKDQPIYEVESNYEDQPDYDDQPIYEVESNYEDQPDYDDQSLYEVPPNYEMLVVRDKDRKPVNKNDLKNNIKIAFIDLDGTLLNDERKASKLNIESLSKAQNKGIKIVFATGRPMFSANGIIGEDIKKNNLSLIPGIYLNGCATYGPNGDRIIDNYIDEKLVMDIYNFSKEKNFVNRIDLYSLEKTHRFEINEYIDEETLKNIKTYNIAIRFDEQNLSSALKIYKDKFSDRISVGKKHKTCIELFHQHTNKFEGVKALCKHFDINLNDTLAIGNGENDIEMLQGVETSISVQNAPSKIKECAKYVAPSNNDDAIHHALRTFCGI, encoded by the exons ATGAATCTCaaattaatacaaataagtTTATCTCTTCTTTTAATATGCTTATGTGAAGCACATAGTAATGag aaaaatgataataatggaACTAAGATTATAAAATCGAATCAATTGTTATATGCTCCCGAAATCAATGAAATAGGAGACGAATTATATGAAGATCATAGAGTTTATAAAGACCAACCAATTTATAAAGATCAACCAATTTATGAAGTGGAATCAAATTATGAAGACCAACCAGATTATGACGATCAACCAATTTATGAAGTGGAATCAAATTATGAAGACCAACCAGATTATGACGATCAATCACTTTATGAAGTGCCCCCAAATTATGAAATGCTCGTTGTAAGAGATAAAGATAGGAAGCCCgtgaataaaaatgatttaaaaaataatataaaaatcgcTTTCATCGATTTAGATGGaacattattaaatgatgAACGTAAAGCATCCAAATTAAATATCGAAAGTTTATCAAAGGCACAAAATaaaggaataaaaatagtttttgCTACTGGCCGTCCAATGTTTTCAGCTAATGGTATAATAGGAgaagatattaaaaaaaataatttaagttTAATTCCaggaatatatttaaacgGCTGTGCCACTTATGGGCCTAATGGTGACAGAATAATTGATAATTATATCGATGAAAAATTAGTAATggatatatacaatttttcaaaggaaaaaaatttcGTTAATCGTATTGATTTATATAGTTTAGAAAAAACACATAGGTTTGaaattaatgaatatattgatgaagaaacattaaaaaatataaaaacatacaATATCGCAATTAGATTCGACGAACAAAACTTATCAAGtgcattaaaaatttataaagaCAAATTTTCGGATCGAATTTCTGTAGgcaaaaaacataaaacaTGCATCGAATTGTTTCATCAgcatacaaataaatttgaagGTGTAAAAGCATTATGCAAACATTtcgatataaatttaaatgatacATTAGCTATAGGAAATGgtgaaaatgatatagaGATGCTACAAGGCGTAGAAACTTCAATATCAGTGCAGAATGCTCCTAGTAAAATAAAGGAATGCGCAAAATATGTAGCTCCATCAAACAATGATGATGCGATACATCATGCATTACGAACATTTTGTggcatttaa
- a CDS encoding lysophospholipase, putative yields the protein MELSEEEAQSAQHMLKSGNKDPSIMGDPDIGFFTNKHGLKIKTLKWLVKAPVGIVFLVHSLNSHCRFDYLKHNVTISNNEKAVLNDGDNFYVHKDSWIEELNKNGYSVYGLDLQGHGESECYGNEKTHINEFDDFADDILQYMNMAHESIVNEAAKDNQENDNNAIGQKKRCTKCDLILKDESDICCSNEDKIIANGLYLRHPEKNQYKKTDYNIDLYKTPIPMYLVGLSMGGNIILRILELLSQRRYNYYNRLNIKGVCSLSGMVSAKEVKKKFSWKCFCIPMMTLSSLLFPTSRFSSNATSETFPYIKDLYIYDKIFDGKPITNKFAHKLLEAVDNLNKDIDKMVKDVAILLIHSANDKNCSYTAAQEFYNNLKTKKKEFHTLDDMEHMITMEPGNEQVVKKLVDWMAGTQKETPKKKKAKKNLRSADDKNILPNEASPMQGTGVLTDPPKDKTTQDQVAQEQVSQAQVSQEQVSQEQVSQEQVSQEQVSQEQVSQEQVSQEQVSQAQVSQEQVSQEQTSQEQTSQEQVSQEQTSQEQVSQEQTSQEQVSQEQVSQEQTSQEQASQEQTSQEQASQEQTSQEQASQEQTSQEQTSQEQTSQEQASQEQTSQEQASQEQTSQEQASQEQPAEEQAVQDQPAEEQYTQEQPAEEQALQNEAA from the coding sequence atggagcTATCTGAGGAAGAAGCACAAAGTGCCCAGCACATGTTAAAATCGGGTAATAAAGACCCGTCAATAATGGGTGATCCTGATATTGgcttttttacaaataaacATGGTTTGAAgataaaaacattaaaatgGCTTGTCAAGGCACCGGTAGGAATAGTATTTTTAGTGCACTCTTTAAATTCCCATTGTCgttttgattatttaaaacataatgTCACTATATCGAATAATGAAAAGGCTGTTTTAAATGATGGcgataatttttatgtccATAAAGATAGTTGGATTGAagaattaaacaaaaatgggTATTCGGTTTATGGTTTAGATTTACAAGGACATGGTGAATCAGAATGCTATGGTAATGAAAAAACCCACATTAATGAGTTTGATGATTTTGCTGATGACATACTtcaatatatgaatatggCACATGAATCAATCGTTAACGAAGCTGCTAAGGATAAtcaagaaaatgataataatgcaATAGGACAAAAAAAGAGATGTACTAAATGtgatttaattttaaaagatgAATCTGATATCTGTTGTTCTAACGAAGATAAAATTATAGCCAATGGTTTATATTTACGTCATCCCgaaaaaaatcaatataaaaaaactgACTATAACATAGATCTATATAAAACACCTATACCAATGTATTTAGTTGGATTATCAATGGGaggaaatattattttgagaATATTGGAACTGTTATCACAAAGGAGATACAACTATTATAATCGactaaatataaaaggtGTTTGTTCATTATCAGGAATGGTATCAGCAAAGgaggtaaaaaaaaaattttcatggAAATGTTTTTGTATACCGATGATGACATTATCATCCCTTTTATTTCCAACATCTAGATTTTCGTCAAATGCAACATCCGAAACAtttccatatataaaagatttatatatatatgataaaatatttgatgGCAAACCTATTACTAATAAATTTGCTCATAAATTATTGGAAGCTgttgataatttaaataaagatatagaCAAAATGGTAAAAGATGTGGCCATACTTCTTATTCATTCTGCTAACGATAAAAATTGCAGTTACACAGCCGCTCaggaattttataataatttgaaaactaaaaaaaaagaatttcACACATTAGACGATATGGAACATATGATTACAATGGAGCCCGGAAATGAACAGGTTGTCAAAAAACTTGTAGATTGGATGGCAGGTACACAAAAAGAGAcccccaaaaaaaaaaaagctaaaaaaaatctcAGAAGTGCTGATGATAAGAATATCTTGCCAAATGAAGCTTCACCAATGCAAGGCACTGGTGTTTTAACCGATCCCCCAAAGGACAAAACTACCCAAGATCAAGTTGCCCAAGAGCAAGTTTCCCAAGCGCAAGTTTCCCAAGAGCAAGTTTCCCAAGAGCAAGTTTCCCAAGAGCAAGTTTCCCAAGAGCAAGTTTCCCAAGAGCAAGTTTCCCAAGAGCAAGTTTCCCAAGAGCAAGTTTCCCAAGCGCAAGTTTCCCAAGAGCAAGTTTCCCAAGAGCAAACTTCCCAAGAGCAAACTTCCCAAGAGCAAGTTTCCCAAGAGCAAACTTCCCAAGAGCAAGTTTCCCAAGAGCAAACTTCCCAAGAGCAAGTTTCCCAAGAGCAAGTTTCCCAAGAGCAAACTTCCCAAGAGCAAGCTTCCCAAGAGCAAACTTCCCAAGAGCAAGCTTCCCAAGAGCAAACTTCCCAAGAGCAAGCTTCCCAAGAGCAAACTTCCCAAGAGCAAACTTCCCAAGAGCAAACTTCCCAAGAGCAAGCTTCCCAAGAGCAAACTTCCCAAGAGCAAGCTTCCCAAGAGCAAACTTCCCAAGAGCAAGCTTCCCAAGAGCAACCTGCCGAAGAGCAAGCTGTTCAAGATCAACCTGCTGAAGAGCAATATACCCAAGAGCAACCTGCCGAAGAGCAAGCTTTGCAAAACGAGGCTGCATAA
- a CDS encoding CIR protein, protein MSKELCGAIKFADENVVFDSKSERYSFKDDILKTYCPNQICDGDGKLLGSAFTALLYYFKSIDEEKLEDDKLAQYAILWFNYKITQNTKIEDGINDIYNILIKNNSWFSEHRQYTDKNENVMKIYFSYLNNLYALLKEICNTIDKCSDPSKTSECQESGKKCASLYRSCIISFPWKEICNPYCSVLSNLKKDYDKFRKNHNDKNLPELKPPEGRESCESFCKSKQESKVEEPTNEVSEIVTPTVVSLADPSVTPKSINNGNKLPYIAVPLILIPIILGISYKYLTPVWRKKMKRKTMKKIINLSDQKKA, encoded by the exons atgtcTAAGGAATTG TGTGGAGCAATTAAATTTGCCGATGAAAATGTTGTCTTCGATTCCAAATCTGAAAGATATAGCTTTAAGGATGACATACTCAAAACTTATTGTCCTAATCAAATTTGTGATGGTGATGGGAAATTGCTCGGATCCGCTTTTACAGCattgttatattattttaagaGTATTGATGAGGAAAAGTTAGAGGATGATAAACTTGCTCAATACGCTATTTTATggtttaattataaaattacgCAAAATACGAAGATAGAAGATGgaataaatgatatttataacatccttataaaaaataatagttgGTTTAGTGAACACCGTCAGTATACAGATAAAAACGAAAAtgtaatgaaaatttatttttcatatttgaACAATCTTTATGCGTTACTTAAAGAAATATGTAATACAATTGATAAATGTAGTGACCCTTCAAAGACCAGCGAATGTCAAGAGAGTGGTAAAAAATGTGCTAGTTTGTATCGTTCATGTATTATTAGTTTTCCCTGGAAAGAAATTTGTAATCCATATTGTAGTGTATTgtcaaatttaaaaaaagattatgataaatttagaaaaaaccATAATGATAAGAATCTTCCAGAATTGAAGCCACCAGAAGGAAGAGAAAGCTGTGAAAGTTTCTGTAAAAGTAAACAAGAATCGAAGGTTGAGGAACCGACAAATGAAGTTTCAGAAATTGTTACGCCCACCGTAGTTAGTTTAGCAGATCCATCAGTAACCCCCaaaagtataaataatggaaataaacTACCCTATATCGCAGTtccattaattttaataccCATTATTTTAGGAATTTCATATAAG tACTTAACACCCGTATGGCgaaaaaagatgaaaagaaaaaccatgaaaaagattataaatttgagTGATCAAAAGAAAGCCTAA